A genome region from Glycine max cultivar Williams 82 chromosome 5, Glycine_max_v4.0, whole genome shotgun sequence includes the following:
- the LOC102670465 gene encoding LOW QUALITY PROTEIN: protein NRT1/ PTR FAMILY 2.8 (The sequence of the model RefSeq protein was modified relative to this genomic sequence to represent the inferred CDS: substituted 1 base at 1 genomic stop codon): MENVMNTDSHCALELEHERTPAPPSASSASSASSASSREAGGWRSIKYIIGNESFEKLASMSLISNLTVYLVTNYNLSGIFVVNVVQIWNGSSNIFSIIGAFISDSYLGRFRTLLYGCFSSLLGILTITLTAGIHQLRPHTCQDKERPHCQLPQAWQLAVLFAGLGLLSIGAGGIRPCNIAFGADQFDTNTEKGREQLESFFNWWYFTFTIALVIALTAVVYIQTNISWTLGFAIPTACLGFSITIFLLGRHTYICKKPQGSIFTDMAKVIAAAFRKRNIQASGRAIYNPTPASTLEKDRIVQTDRFEFLDKAAIIADPSELNEQGMARNVWRLCSLQQVEHFKCLLGILPVWVAGICCFIVMDQQNTFGVLQVVQTKRSIGPHFKVPPGWMNLTSMIALSIWIYIYERVYIPLVRKITKKPPRLSMRQRIRIGILLSILCMLVAAIVEKKRRDSALKHGLFISPLSFALLMPQFALSGLNEAFASVAIMEFFTLQMPESMRTVAGALFYLSLSVANYIGSLIVNIVHKATSQRGKTAWIGGHDLNMNRLDYYYYFISALGVLNFIYFNIFAIRYIISDEENGITDVQPENSIAVGEXCEPNSEEKVLDRTGTRQRAR, from the exons ATGGAGAATGTGATGAACACTGATTCTCATTGTGCACTAGAGTTAGAACATGAGCGAACACCCGCACCACCCTCTGCTTCTTCTGCTTCTTCTGCTTCATCTGCTTCATCAAGAGAAGCAGGAGGGTGGAGATCCATCAAATACATCATTG GTAATGAGTCCTTCGAGAAATTGGCATCCATGAGTTTGATATCAAATCTGACCGTGTACCTGGTGACGAATTACAACCTGAGTGGCATATTTGTGGTGAATGTGGTGCAAATTTGGAATGGATCCTCCAACATCTTCTCAATAATTGGCGCTTTCATTTCTGATTCTTATCTGGGAAGATTCCGGACCCTCCTCTATGGCTGTTTTTCATCACTTCTG GGTATTTTGACCATAACCCTAACAGCAGGTATACATCAACTGAGACCACATACCTGCCAGGACAAGGAGAGACCTCATTGTCAATTGCCACAAGCCTGGCAGTTAGCTGTCCTCTTTGCAGGCCTTGGACTGTTATCCATAGGAGCTGGTGGCATTAGGCCATGCAACATTGCTTTTGGTGCTGACCAATTTGACACCAACACAGAGAAGGGAAGGGAACAACTTGAGAGCTTCTTCAATTGGTGGTACTTCACTTTCACCATTGCACTTGTTATAGCCCTCACTGCTGTTGTCTATATCCAAACCAACATAAGCTGGACCTTAGGATTTGCAATTCCAACTGCTTGTCTTGGTTTCTCAATTACCATCTTCCTACTCGGCCGCCACACTTACATTTGCAAGAAGCCTCAAGGGAGCATCTTCACAGACATGGCTAAAGTCATTGCGGCGGCGTTTAGAAAACGCAACATTCAGGCTTCTGGTAGAGCCATTTACAATCCTACTCCTGCTTCTACATTGGAGAAGGATAGGATAGTTCAGACGGATAGATTCGAGTTCCTTGACAAGGCTGCTATAATAGCTGATCCTAGTGAGTTGAATGAGCAAGGCATGGCTAGGAATGTTTGGAGGCTCTGTAGTTTGCAACAAGTGGAACACTTCAAGTGCTTGCTGGGAATTCTGCCAGTGTGGGTGGCAGGAATTTGTTGCTTCATTGTGATGGACCAGCAGAACACTTTTGGTGTGCTTCAAGTTGTTCAAACCAAAAGGTCTATTGGACCACACTTCAAGGTCCCACCAGGGTGGATGAACTTGACATCAATGATAGCACTCTCCATTTGGATATACATTTATGAGCGTGTCTACATTCCCCTAGTGAGGAAGATCACCAAAAAGCCTCCAAGATTGAGCATGAGGCAAAGAATCAGAATTGGCATCTTGCTGTCCATCTTATGCATGTTGGTAGCAGCAATTGTTGAAAAGAAGCGTCGCGACTCGGCCTTAAAACATGGCTTGTTCATTTCACCATTGAGCTTTGCATTGTTGATGCCTCAGTTTGCACTGTCAGGCCTCAATGAGGCCTTTGCTTCTGTTGCTATAATGGAATTCTTCACCTTGCAGATGCCAGAGAGCATGAGAACTGTTGCTGGGGCATTGTTTTATCTGAGCTTGTCCGTTGCAAACTACATAGGGTCCTTGATTGTCAATATTGTCCACAAAGCAACATCACAAAGGGGGAAAACAGCATGGATAGGGGGTCATgatttgaatatgaataggCTTGACTACTACTATTATTTCATTTCTGCACTTGGAGTTTTGAATTTTATCTACTTCAATATCTTTGCAATCCGTTATATAATTAGTGACGAGGAGAACGGGATCACAGATGTGCAGCCAGAGAATTCAATTGCTGTGGGAGAATAATGTGAACCAAATTCTGAGGAGAAGGTCTTGGATAGAACAGGCACAAGACAAAGGGCAAGATGA
- the LOC100807382 gene encoding protein NRT1/ PTR FAMILY 2.10 → MTGVEAMEKNEKSVTDEEPKINYRGWKVMPFIIGNETFEKLGTIGTLANLLVYLTTVFNLSSLAATNIVNIFNGSASLSTLLGAFLCDTYFGRYKTLGFSTMASFLGLLVIQLTAWIKKMHPPHCGRDSITCIGPTTGQMGFLLAGFGLLIVGAAGIRPCNLAFGVDQFNPNTESGKKGINSFFNWYFFTFTFAQMVSLSLIVYIQSNVSWAIGLGIPAALMLVSCTLYYMGSNYYVKVKATGPAPLTSIAQAIVVAVKKRRLNLSEYPLDSLFTYISPQSINSKLPHTSQFRLLDKAAIITPQDGINPDGSASDPWSLCSMQQVEELKCLLRVIPIWVAGIIFYVAIVQQNTMLVFQALQSDRRVLNTNFKIPAASYTIFQMLSLTIWLPIYDRILVPSLQRVTKKEGGITVLQRMGFGMFLSILCTMVSGVVEERRRTLALTNPIGVEPRKGAISSMSGLWLVPQLTLAGLSDAFTIVGQVEFFYKQFPENMKSLAGSLFFCGLAGSSYLSSLLISIINRVTAKSLTGNWLPQDLNQGRLDYFYYMITAIEVVNFGYFILCAKWYRYKGTGPSRSGDLELDQVSKPYERTVNSV, encoded by the exons ATGACAGGAGTAGAGGCTatggaaaaaaatgagaaaagtgTGACAGATGAGGAGCCAAAGATTAACTACAGAGGATGGAAAGTCATGCCCTTTATCATTG GGAATGAAACTTTTGAGAAGCTAGGAACCATTGGAACCTTGGCCAACCTCTTAGTCTATCTTACAACCGTCTTCAACTTGAGCAGTCTTGCAGCTACAAATATTGTCAACATCTTTAATGGCAGCGCCAGTTTATCTACCTTGCTCGGGGCTTTTCTTTGTGACACTTATTTTGGCCGCTACAAGACACTGGGATTCTCCACAATGGCTTCTTTTCTG GGGTTGCTTGTTATACAACTAACAGCATGGATTAAGAAAATGCATCCACCTCACTGTGGAAGAGATAGCATCACATGCATAGGCCCAACCACAGGGCAAATGGGATTTCTACTTGCTGGATTTGGACTTCTAATTGTGGGAGCTGCAGGGATTAGACCTTGTAACTTAGCATTTGGAGTTGATCAGTTCAACCCCAACACTGAGTCTGGAAAGAAGGGAATCAATAGCTTCTTCAATTGGTACTTCTTTACCTTCACATTTGCTCAGATGGTGTCTTTGTCACTAATTGTCTACATACAGTCAAACGTGAGCTGGGCAATAGGGTTGGGAATTCCTGCGGCTTTGATGTTAGTCTCTTGCACACTCTACTACATGGGAAGCAATTATTACGTAAAAGTTAAAGCAACTGGTCCAGCTCCACTAACAAGTATAGCTCAAGCTATAGTTGTGGCTGTAAAGAAAAGAAGACTGAATCTATCAGAATATCCATTGGATTCGCTCTTTACCTATATTTCTCCCCAGTCTATTAACTCCAAGCTTCCTCATACGTCTCAGTTCAG GTTACTGGACAAAGCTGCAATTATAACCCCACAAGATGGCATAAACCCAGACGGGTCTGCATCAGATCCTTGGAGTCTTTGCAGCATGCAGCAAGTGGAAGAGCTGAAATGCTTGCTGAGAGTGATCCCCATTTGGGTTGCAGGCATTATCTTCTACGTTGCAATTGTCCAACAGAACACAATGTTGGTCTTCCAAGCCCTTCAATCTGATAGACGCGTTCTCAACACCAACTTCAAGATCCCTGCAGCCTCCTACACCATCTTCCAGATGCTAAGCCTAACCATATGGTTACCAATCTACGACCGAATCCTCGTGCCTTCGCTCCAAAGGGTCACCAAAAAAGAGGGTGGCATCACAGTTCTTCAAAGGATGGGCTTTGGCATGTTCCTCTCTATACTATGCACAATGGTGTCTGGTGTGGTAGAAGAACGGAGAAGAACACTAGCTTTAACTAATCCTATAGGAGTAGAGCCAAGAAAAGGTGCTATTTCTTCAATGTCAGGTCTATGGTTGGTTCCTCAGTTAACACTGGCAGGGCTATCTGATGCATTCACGATTGTGGGACAAGTTGAATTTTTCTACAAACAGTTCCCTGAGAACATGAAAAGCCTTGCAGGGTCTCTATTTTTCTGTGGTCTTGCGGGATCAAGTTATTTGAGTAGTTTGCTGATTTCTATTATCAATAGGGTGACGGCTAAATCCTTAACTGGGAATTGGTTGCCTCAGGATCTCAACCAGGGGAGGTtggattatttttattacatgatAACTGCTATAGAAGTCGTTAATTTCGGTTACTTTATATTGTGTGCCAAGTGGTATAGATACAAAGGGACTGGTCCTAGCAGAAGTGGTGACCTTGAACTCGATCAAGTATCCAAACCATATGAAAGAACTGTTAACAGTGTCTAA
- the LOC100798182 gene encoding protein NRT1/ PTR FAMILY 2.9, whose protein sequence is MNTIGERMTKRETSENDEEESLLKNENSGTDDDSKINYRGWKVMPFIIGNEIFEKLGAIGTLSNLLVYLTTVFNLENIMATNIINIFNGSTNFATLLGAFLSDAFFGRYKILAFCTMASFVGLFAIQLTAAVEKLHPPHCEESTICQGPTEGQMTFLKTGLGLLMVGAAGIRPCNLAFGADQFNPNTDSGKKGIASFFNWYFFTFTVAQMISLTIIVYIQSNVSWAVGLGIPSALMFVSSIIFFMGSKLYVKVKPSGSPITSIVQVIVVATKKRRLKLPEYQYPSLFNYVAPKSVNSKLPYTYQFRFLDKAAIMTPQDQINPNGSATDPWNLCSMQQVEEVKCLLRVLPIWVSGILYFVVIVQQHTILVFQALLSDRRIGQSGFLIPGASYYVFLMISVAIWLPVYDRKVVPLLQKLTRKEGGITLLQRMGIGIFFSILSMLVSARVEQHRRTLALINPLGVETRKGAISSMSGLWLIPQLSLAGLAEAFMSVAQVEFYYKQFPENMRSIAGSLYYCGHAGSSYLSSVLIAVIHQITAKSETGNWLPEDLNKGRLDNFYSLIAALEIINLGYFVLCARWFRYKGTGSSSIELEKATKQSERSANGVNDSNL, encoded by the exons ATGAACACAATTGGAGAAAGAATGACAAAGAGAGAGACATCGGAGAATGATGAGGAGGAAAGTTTATTGAAGAATGAGAATAGCGGAACAGATGATGACTCTAAGATTAACTACAGAGGGTGGAAGGTCATGCCCTTCATTATAG GAAATGAGATTTTTGAGAAGCTAGGAGCCATTGGCACTTTATCCAATCTCTTGGTCTATCTCACTACGGTATTCAACTTGGAAAACATCATGGCTACAAATATTATCAACATCTTTAATGGCAGCACCAACTTTGCTACATTGCTAGGAGCTTTTCTCTCTGATGCCTTTTTTGGTCGCTACAAGATACTGGCATTCTGCACAATGGCTTCCTTTGTG GGTTTGTTTGCAATACAACTGACAGCAGCAGTTGAGAAGCTGCATCCACCTCACTGTGAAGAGTCCACCATATGCCAGGGGCCAACAGAGGGGCAGATGACATTTCTAAAGACAGGTTTAGGTTTATTGATGGTAGGAGCTGCAGGGATCCGACCATGTAACTTAGCATTTGGTGCTGATCAATTTAATCCTAACACAGATTCTGGAAAAAAGGGGATCGCTAGCTTCTTTAATTGgtactttttcactttcactgtTGCTCAGATGATATCCTTAACAATTATTGTCTATATACAGTCAAATGTAAGTTGGGCAGTGGGTCTGGGAATTCCTTCTGCTTTGATGTTTGTATCTTCTATAATCTTCTTCATGGGGTCCAAACTGTATGTGAAAGTTAAACCAAGTGGTAGCCCTATAACTAGTATAGTACAAGTTATAGTGGTTGCAACAAAGAAAAGGAGGCTGAAGCTTCCTGAATATCAATATCCTTCCCTCTTCAACTATGTGGCTCCCAAGTCAGTGAATTCTAAACTTCCCTATACATATCAATTCAG GTTCCTTGACAAAGCAGCAATCATGACTCCCCAAGATCAAATAAATCCCAATGGATCTGCTACTGATCCCTGGAATCTTTGCAGTATGCAGCAAGTGGAAGAGGTTAAATGCTTGTTGAGAGTGTTACCCATATGGGTTTCAGGCATTTTGTACTTTGTTGTTATAGTCCAACAGCACACTATTTTAGTGTTCCAAGCCCTTCTATCTGACAGGCGTATTGGGCAAAGCGGGTTCTTGATCCCAGGAGCATCATACTACGTCTTTCTGATGATTAGTGTGGCAATTTGGTTACCCGTCTACGACCGAAAAGTCGTGCCTTTACTCCAAAAGCTCACCAGAAAAGAGGGTGGCATCACACTCCTTCAGAGGATGGGCATTGGCATATTTTTCTCTATACTCAGCATGCTAGTGTCTGCTAGGGTTGAACAGCACCGTAGAACTCTGGCTCTGATTAATCCTCTAGGAGTGGAAACAAGAAAAGGTGCAATCTCATCAATGTCAGGTCTGTGGCTGATTCCTCAGCTGTCATTAGCTGGACTTGCTGAAGCATTCATGTCTGTTGCCCAAGTTGAGTTTTACTACAAACAATTTCCTGAGAACATGAGAAGCATTGCAGGTTCTCTTTACTACTGTGGCCATGCAGGGTCAAGTTATTTGAGTAGTGTGCTTATTGCAGTTATCCACCAAATCACTGCCAAATCTGAAACTGGGAATTGGTTACCGGAGGATCTGAACAAGGGGAGATTGGATAACTTCTATTCGCTCATTGCTGCTctagaaattattaatttaggcTACTTTGTGTTATGTGCAAGGTGGTTTAGGTACAAAGGCACAGGCAGCAGTTCCATTGAACTCGAAAAAGCTACAAAACAATCGGAAAGAAGTGCTAATGGTGTTAATGATTCGAATCTATAG
- the LOC100814170 gene encoding protein NRT1/ PTR FAMILY 2.11, translating into MMTMEKESMENNEKHVTENDPKINYRGWKAMPFIIGNETFEKLGAIGTLANLLVYLTTVFNLKNITATNIINIFNGSTNFATFIGAFLSDTYFGRYKTIGFCTFTSFLGLLLIQLTAVFKNLHPPHCGKEMKTCIGPTAGQMAFLVSGFGLLLIGAAGVRPCNLAFGADQFNPNTDSGKKGINSFFNWYFFTFTFAQMVSLTLIVYVQSNVSWAIGLGIPAALMLISCLVYFMGSKIYVKVKPSGSPITGIVQVLVVAVKKRSLKLPAEHPMLSLFNYVPPMSVNSKLPYTFQFRLLDKAAIVTPKDKIKPDGSAADPWNLCSIQQVEEAKCVVRVLPIWFAAIVYHLVIVQMHTLLVFQALQSDRRLRRSSNFKIPGASFNVFLMLSMTLWLPIYDRIVVPFLHRITGKEGGITLLQRMGIGIFLSALCMLVAGVVEEHRRSLALTNPIGVQPRKGAISSMSGLWLIPQLALAGLSESFTAVGQVEFYYKQFPENMRSIAGSLFYCGMAGSSYLSTLLISIVHNTSEKSATGNWLPEDLNKGRLDFFYYMIAALEIMNLGYFLLCSKWYKYKETGSSSNLELNQVPKQSETSTIGV; encoded by the exons ATGATGACAATGGAGAAAGAAAGTATGGAGAACAATGAGAAACATGTGACAGAGAATGATCCTAAGATTAACTACAGAGGATGGAAGGCCATGCCTTTTATCATAG GAAATGAAACTTTTGAGAAATTGGGAGCCATTGGCACCTTGGCCAATCTTTTAGTCTATCTCACTACTGTATTCAACCTGAAGAACATCACAGCCACAAATATAATCAACATCTTCAACGGCAGCACCAACTTTGCTACCTTCATAGGTGCCTTCTTATCTGACACCTACTTTGGTCGCTACAAGACAATAGGATTCTGCACATTCACTTCATTTCTG GGATTGCTACTGATACAACTTACAGCAGTATTTAAAAATCTGCATCCACCTCACTGTGGAAAGGAGATGAAAACATGCATAGGACCAACTGCAGGGCAAATGGCTTTTCTAGTGTCTGGATTTGGTTTGCTGCTGATTGGTGCTGCAGGAGTCAGACCATGTAACTTGGCATTTGGAGCTGATCAGTTCAATCCCAATACAGATTCAGGAAAAAAAGGAATCAACAGTTTCTTCAATTGGTACTTTTTTACCTTCACTTTTGCCCAGATGGTGTCTTTGACACTGATTGTTTATGTACAGTCAAATGTGAGCTGGGCAATAGGGTTGGGAATTCCTGCTGCTTTGATGCTCATATCTTGTTTGGTGTATTTCATGGGGTCCAAAATCTATGTCAAAGTTAAACCAAGTGGTAGTCCCATTACTGGTATTGTGCAAGTTTTGGTggttgcagtaaaaaaaaggaGTCTAAAATTACCTGCAGAGCATCCAATGCTTTCCCTCTTCAACTATGTGCCGCCCATGAGTGTTAACTCCAAGCTTCCTTACACGTTTCAGTTCAG GTTATTGGACAAAGCAGCCATTGTGAccccaaaagataaaataaaaccaGATGGATCTGCAGCAGATCCATGGAATCTTTGCAGCATACAGCAAGTGGAGGAGGCAAAATGTGTGGTGAGAGTATTACCTATATGGTTTGCAGCCATTGTGTACCACTTAGTCATTGTCCAAATGCACACTCTCCTAGTGTTTCAAGCCCTTCAATCCGATAGGCGTCTCAGAAGAAGCAGCAACTTCAAGATCCCTGGTGCATCCTTTAATGTCTTCTTGATGTTGAGCATGACCTTGTGGCTGCCAATCTATGACAGAATAGTGGTCCCTTTTCTCCATCGAATCACCGGAAAAGAGGGTGGCATCACACTCCTTCAGAGGATGGGAATTGGCATTTTTCTCTCTGCATTGTGCATGCTAGTAGCTGGTGTAGTTGAAGAGCATAGAAGAAGTTTGGCTCTGACCAACCCTATAGGAGTGCAACCAAGAAAAGGTGCTATTTCATCAATGTCAGGTCTATGGTTAATTCCTCAATTAGCACTTGCCGGTCTATCTGAATCTTTCACTGCTGTTGGACAAGTTGAATTTTACTACAAGCAATTCCCTGAGAACATGAGAAGCATTGCAGGGTCACTATTCTACTGTGGCATGGCAGGGTCAAGTTATTTGAGCACTCTTCTGATTTCAATTGTTCACAATACTAGTGAGAAATCTGCAACTGGGAACTGGTTACCAGAAGATCTTAACAAGGGGAGATTGGATTTCTTTTATTACATGATTGCTGCTCTAGAAATCATGAATTTGGGGTACTTTCTATTGTGTTCAAAATGGTACAAGTATAAGGAAACTGGCAGCAGTAGTAACCTTGAACTCAACCAAGTACCCAAACAATCTGAAACATCCACTATTGGTGTTTAA